The Pochonia chlamydosporia 170 chromosome 3, whole genome shotgun sequence genome contains the following window.
GTTGGGGCCGCCTGATAATGATCGATGCAATTCAACCTGACTCGAAATAAACTCATGCTTTTCGGCATGTGACTCCATGAGGTCAACTGCAATGTCTAGGCTGACACATCACTGCACAAAAGACGAAATCTCGAATTGCAACACGAACGGGCTTCTTGGGGATTCACGCTTAAAGCAGCACGTTGCACGCGACAAGATGGGTGAACTCTGACGCACTAGTCTCGCGTGGTCACGTGGAGATAAGTGCCTAGCTCTCTGCCATATCTCCAGGGTCCCTCGAACGCTCACAACATCCATGCTTTCTAATGCGACAGCGACGACAAACCTGCCCACGAATTATGGAAGTGTAGGGAGCACTCACCATAAGATCTGTACACAGACCTCTATCTACAATATTTCCCCTGATTCCTCAATCCCAAACGCTCTGGTAGGATCAGCGCAACGATGCCGCCCGCTCCTCCTCGCAAGCCTGAGACAGGCGCGGCAAACAAGGAGGAGAACATATACATCCCGTCTTTTATCAGTAAAAGACCGTTTtatgctggagaagaaggcgacgatAATGACTATCTCAAGCATCAGCGACGAGAGGATAAGAAGGAGTCATCACAATGGTATGATCGAGGTCGAAAGTCCGGACCAGCCGCGACGAAATATCGAAAGGGCGCTTGTGAAAACTGCGGTGCCATGACGCACAAAGCGAAAGACTGCCTGAGTCGTCCTAGAGCCAAGGGCGCCAAGTGGAGTGGCAAGGACATCCAAGCAGACGAGGTCATCCAGGATGTCAACTTAGGGTGGGATGCTAAGCGAGACCGCTGGAACGGTTACGACTCTAAAGAATATCGAACTGTGGTGGATGAGTTCAATCAGATGGAGGACTTGCGAAAGAAATCACAAAAAGCGCAAAACGGTGACGAAGGCTCCGAAGACGGCGACAAATATGCCGAGGAAAATGACATGAGTAAACATCAGAGCACGGCAACGCGGCAACTGCGAATTAGGGAGGATACAGCAAAATACCTCCTGAACCTCGATTTAGAATCTGCGAAATATGATCCCAAGACAAGATCATTGGTTGACGGCGGAGCGACAGGCGGTAAAGCTGCAGACCTTTTCGCTGAGGAGGGATTCATGCGATCCTCGGGTGAGGCTGGGGAGTTTGAAAAGGCCCAAAGATATGCTTGGGAGGCACAAGAAAAAAGCGGCGACACATCACAGCATTTGCAAGCAAATCCCACTGCTGGTGCATTCTACCGAAAAAAGGAActggaggaggcggagaaACAGCGTGCGGAACGCGAGCAACAACTTCTGGAGAAGTATGGACAAAGTGATCAGAAAGCCATGCCTGCGGCGTTGCGTAATATGATGGTCACCGAGTCTGAATCATATGTGGAATACGATGAGGCTGGATTGATCAAGGGAGCGCCGCGGaaggcagccaagtcaaagtATGCCGAGGATGTGTTGATCAACAATCATACTTCTGTATGGGGCAGCTGGTGGTCAAATTTCAAATGGGGATATGCCTGTTGCCACTCATTTGTGAAGAATAGTTACTGCACTGGCGAAGAGGGGAAAGAAGCCTGGGAAGCAGCTGAACGACAAAGGAGTGGCGCAAACTTGATTGAAGCTCCAGAGGAGGCAAAGGAGGATGACACCCAAACGGAAGAACCCACAAAAGAAGAGCCGTCAGGGATTAACGCGAAGAAGCGCACCCGGGAGGAAATGTTGAACGGCATCTCGGAAGCAGAATTAGACGAGTATCGGAAAAAAAGAGCGGCAGCAGATGATCCTATGGCAAAGCTCCTAGGCAAGGACGAATTACTAAGCTAGTAAGCGTAGCATGTAATATATTGTAAAGCCAAGTCATACTTTCTGGCGACGTTGTTTGCTGGAGTAAATAGTCTATTGCGAAGTACTAAAGTGTAATGCAACACTGTCCTCTCGGGCTGTTGCGTGGGCAGGCGATGAGGCAGTATACTACATAATATCCAAGCCAGTCACGATCGGAAAACAGACAATGCAGTTATGGTCAAATTCATTGGTATTGGGTAAAATTCATTCCATTTTTTATCCTTTGGCCAACGCCGCAAGCTATGACGAGTTGTTTTTTCCCTCCCATGAGCGGTATACCGAATCATTATCCCCATACCAGCCGGAGAACCATCAGGACGTACAATGCATTtactcgtcatcctcctcctcctcgccatcaGCACCGCcctcggcagccttggccttctttcTGCGGACACGGCCAGGGCGACCGCTGCCGAATGGCGAGTTCAGAGCGAAGTCGATGTGCTTCTGGGAATCGAGACGGACGATGAAAGAAGGAACGTTGACGATCTGCTTGCCAACGCGGATGTGGCGCTGGCGGATGAGGACACGGGCGTGGTGGATAGACTTGGCAAGACCGAGCTTGTAGACACAAGTCTGGAGACGGCGCTCCAAGAAATCCTCGATCTTAAGGGCAAGCACGTAATCGAGCTTCATGCGGGACTCGTCGAGGACACCGACACGAACGAGACGGCGAATGAGGGCATTGCCTTCGAACAGACGCTTGGGGTCCTTCTCATCGAGGGTAAGAAGCTGACTGCATTGGAGTGTTAGCAATTGCCGATGTAGACTCTCCCCCTCCTCAATACATGGTTTTCAAGATGTATCGGGAACCCTGAAATATCACATACCGGGCAGCACGACGAATCTTGGACAGAGTCAGACCGACTCTCCAGACCTCACGCTTATTGCGCAGACCATACTCGCCAACGAGCTTCAACTCAGAGTCCCTGTTGCATATAGGTCAGTTTCGTTCACAATCGACTTAAACAGAGTCAAGCTCTAGTTCAGTGGCCGGTGGTACTGACAATCGAGCAGACTCGAAAGGTCTGCGGGGGACACGGGACGTCTTCGAATGGGCGCGGGGAGGCATCCTGAAAAAGCTATTAACACTTGGAATTGAAGATATTTTCTGGCGCTCAGACTTACTTGACTTGCTcctgtggtgatggctgaAGATGGAACGGTTGCGCACACACACAAAGTCCAGAAATCTTTCACCTTGTGGGGAGGTGAAATTTCGCTGGAGCTAAATTGGTCACGTGCGGCTCGCTTTCTGAACCCTAAGAAATCCGCACCACATCTGCCCCACCACCCATGGTCATGCCCTAGTTGAAATCTTAGCGGAAAAAAAATATCGGATTATCTAAGCTGCCGCTCCCACAACCACCCGCAAATTCGACACACCCACAAGCGGAGGGCTCTATCCGTACACCTTCGCCAATTCCTCGATCACGAACCCGTTGTTCGCCAAATAAGACGAGATGGGTCACTCTTACGGAAAGCGAGCGGGCACCCGCGTGCGTATAATCATTTCGAAATGCGATTTACGACAAAAAACTAACGTCGAATTAGTATGCCTTTAGCCGCAACTTCCGCCAGAAGGGCATGATCGCCCTGAACACGTACCTGAAGACGTACCGGTTCGTAAACCCGACAATCGAATGATGCTGGAAAATTTTGGAGTCGAAATGAGCGGAAAACTGATTGTGGATATACAGTGTTGGCGATATTGTTGACATCAAGGTCAACGGTGCCGTTCAGAAGGGGTAAGAAACTTATTCAAGATATGTTCTGACAAGGCAAACTCACGAATACGACGAATTCGCTGGGATACATTTGTCTTGCATTGGCGGCAACAGGATACTGATATTATGGTTGAATAGTATGCCCTACAAGGTCTACCACGGCAAGACTGGCGTTGTCTACAACGTCACCAAGAGCTCTGTTGGTGTCATCATCTACAAGAAGGTCTGGCACCGATACATCGAGAAGCGCATCAACGTCCGCATCGAGCACGTCCAGCCCTCCAGATCTCGTGAGGATTTCCTGAAGCGAGTCAAGTCCAAcgccgaggccaagaagaaggccgccgCCGATGGTGTTACCGTCCAGGTTAAGCGATTGCCTGCTCTTCCCCGGGAAGCCCGCACTGTCTCTCTGACCGACAACCCTCCTGAGACTGTTACTCCTTT
Protein-coding sequences here:
- a CDS encoding 60S ribosomal protein L21 (similar to Metarhizium acridum CQMa 102 XP_007811694.1), with translation MGHSYGKRAGTRYAFSRNFRQKGMIALNTYLKTYRVGDIVDIKVNGAVQKGMPYKVYHGKTGVVYNVTKSSVGVIIYKKVWHRYIEKRINVRIEHVQPSRSREDFLKRVKSNAEAKKKAAADGVTVQVKRLPALPREARTVSLTDNPPETVTPLPYETTI
- a CDS encoding 40S ribosomal protein S9 (similar to Metarhizium acridum CQMa 102 XP_007811695.1); the protein is MPPRAHSKTSRVPRRPFESARLDSELKLVGEYGLRNKREVWRVGLTLSKIRRAARQLLTLDEKDPKRLFEGNALIRRLVRVGVLDESRMKLDYVLALKIEDFLERRLQTCVYKLGLAKSIHHARVLIRQRHIRVGKQIVNVPSFIVRLDSQKHIDFALNSPFGSGRPGRVRRKKAKAAEGGADGEEEEDDE
- a CDS encoding pre-mRNA-splicing factor slu7 (similar to Coccidioides immitis RS XP_001246627.1), with the translated sequence MPPAPPRKPETGAANKEENIYIPSFISKRPFYAGEEGDDNDYLKHQRREDKKESSQWYDRGRKSGPAATKYRKGACENCGAMTHKAKDCLSRPRAKGAKWSGKDIQADEVIQDVNLGWDAKRDRWNGYDSKEYRTVVDEFNQMEDLRKKSQKAQNGDEGSEDGDKYAEENDMSKHQSTATRQLRIREDTAKYLLNLDLESAKYDPKTRSLVDGGATGGKAADLFAEEGFMRSSGEAGEFEKAQRYAWEAQEKSGDTSQHLQANPTAGAFYRKKELEEAEKQRAEREQQLLEKYGQSDQKAMPAALRNMMVTESESYVEYDEAGLIKGAPRKAAKSKYAEDVLINNHTSVWGSWWSNFKWGYACCHSFVKNSYCTGEEGKEAWEAAERQRSGANLIEAPEEAKEDDTQTEEPTKEEPSGINAKKRTREEMLNGISEAELDEYRKKRAAADDPMAKLLGKDELLS